In Enterobacter pseudoroggenkampii, one genomic interval encodes:
- the leuC gene encoding 3-isopropylmalate dehydratase large subunit, whose product MAKTLYEKLFDAHVVYEAPNETPLLYIDRHLVHEVTSPQAFDGLRAHKRPVRQPGKTFATMDHNVSTQTKDINASGEMARIQMQELIKNCNEFGVELYDLNHPYQGIVHVMGPEQGITLPGMTIVCGDSHTATHGAFGALAFGIGTSEVEHVLATQTLKQGRAKTMKIEVKGKAAPGITAKDIVLAIIGKTGSAGGTGHVVEFCGDAIQALSMEGRMTLCNMAIEMGAKAGLVAPDETTFNYVKGRLHAPKGQDFDDAVAYWKTLTTDDGATFDTVVTLQAEEIAPQVTWGTNPGQVISVNDSIPDPASFADPVERASAEKALAYMGLKPGVPLTDVAIDKVFIGSCTNSRIEDLRAAAEIAKGRKVAPGVQALVVPGSGPVKAQAEAEGLDKIFIEAGFEWRLPGCSMCLAMNNDRLNPGERCASTSNRNFEGRQGRGGRTHLVSPAMAAAAAVTGHFADIRSLK is encoded by the coding sequence ATGGCTAAGACGTTATATGAAAAGTTGTTCGATGCGCACGTTGTTTACGAGGCACCAAACGAAACCCCGCTGCTGTACATTGACCGTCATCTGGTACACGAAGTGACCTCACCTCAGGCATTTGACGGCCTGCGCGCGCACAAGCGTCCGGTACGTCAGCCGGGTAAAACCTTCGCGACGATGGATCACAACGTTTCCACCCAGACCAAAGACATTAACGCCTCGGGTGAGATGGCCCGTATCCAGATGCAGGAGCTGATTAAGAACTGCAATGAATTTGGCGTTGAGCTGTACGACCTGAACCATCCGTATCAGGGCATCGTCCACGTGATGGGGCCTGAGCAAGGGATCACCCTGCCGGGCATGACCATCGTCTGCGGTGACTCCCATACCGCGACCCACGGCGCGTTTGGCGCTCTGGCATTCGGGATTGGCACGTCCGAAGTGGAACATGTGCTGGCAACGCAGACCCTGAAGCAGGGCCGCGCCAAAACCATGAAGATTGAGGTGAAGGGTAAAGCGGCACCTGGCATTACCGCGAAAGACATCGTGCTGGCCATCATCGGTAAAACCGGCAGCGCAGGCGGTACCGGCCACGTCGTTGAGTTCTGCGGCGACGCTATTCAGGCACTGAGTATGGAAGGTCGCATGACCCTGTGCAACATGGCCATTGAGATGGGCGCAAAAGCCGGGCTGGTCGCGCCGGACGAAACCACCTTCAACTATGTGAAGGGTCGTCTGCACGCGCCGAAAGGTCAGGATTTTGACGACGCGGTAGCCTACTGGAAAACCCTGACAACCGACGATGGGGCAACGTTTGATACCGTTGTCACGCTGCAGGCAGAAGAGATTGCGCCTCAGGTGACCTGGGGCACCAACCCGGGTCAGGTGATTTCCGTCAACGACAGCATCCCTGACCCGGCCTCCTTCGCCGATCCGGTCGAGCGCGCCAGTGCGGAAAAAGCGCTGGCCTATATGGGGCTGAAGCCCGGCGTGCCGTTGACCGATGTCGCCATTGATAAAGTGTTTATCGGCTCCTGCACCAACTCCCGTATCGAAGATTTGCGTGCCGCCGCCGAAATTGCCAAAGGTCGTAAAGTGGCACCAGGCGTGCAGGCGCTGGTGGTTCCTGGCTCCGGTCCGGTGAAGGCCCAGGCGGAAGCCGAAGGTCTGGATAAGATCTTTATCGAAGCGGGCTTCGAGTGGCGTCTGCCTGGCTGCTCCATGTGTCTGGCGATGAACAATGACCGCCTGAATCCGGGTGAGCGCTGCGCCTCCACCAGTAACCGTAACTTTGAAGGTCGTCAGGGCCGCGGCGGTCGCACCCATCTGGTCAGCCCGGCAATGGCCGCCGCTGCGGCAGTCACCGGCCATTTCGCCGATATTCGCAGCCTGAAATAA
- the leuD gene encoding 3-isopropylmalate dehydratase small subunit, producing MAEKFTQHTGRVVPLDAANVDTDAIIPKQFLQKVTRTGFGAHLFNDWRFLDDKGEVPNPEFVLNFPEYKGASILLARENFGCGSSREHAPWALTDYGFKVVIAPSFADIFYGNSFNNQLLPVTLSDEQVDELFALVKANPGISFEVDLEAEVVKAGDKTYSFSIDAFRRHCMLNGLDSIGLTLQHEAAIATYEQKQPAFMK from the coding sequence ATGGCAGAGAAATTTACCCAACATACGGGCCGGGTTGTCCCGCTGGACGCCGCTAACGTCGATACTGACGCTATTATTCCAAAACAATTTCTGCAGAAGGTGACGCGTACCGGTTTCGGCGCGCACCTGTTTAACGACTGGCGTTTCCTCGACGATAAGGGCGAAGTGCCTAATCCGGAATTCGTGTTGAACTTCCCGGAATACAAAGGCGCCTCCATTTTGCTGGCGCGGGAAAACTTTGGCTGCGGCTCATCCCGTGAACACGCGCCGTGGGCGCTCACCGACTACGGCTTTAAGGTGGTCATTGCCCCAAGCTTCGCGGATATCTTCTACGGCAACAGCTTCAACAACCAGCTTCTGCCGGTGACGCTGAGCGATGAACAGGTCGACGAATTGTTCGCGCTGGTTAAGGCGAATCCGGGCATTTCGTTTGAAGTGGATCTGGAAGCCGAAGTGGTGAAAGCCGGGGATAAGACCTACAGCTTCAGCATTGATGCCTTCCGCCGTCACTGCATGCTGAACGGTCTGGATAGCATTGGTTTAACTCTCCAGCACGAAGCGGCGATTGCCACGTACGAACAAAAACAACCCGCATTTATGAAATAA
- a CDS encoding cation diffusion facilitator family transporter yields MEKKNSNESHLRSHEIQKCTIVSVITNSLLTGFQIVAGIFSGSQGLISDGIHSLSDLSSDFVVLIANKKSQKASDIDHHYGHLRFENGAKLIIGAILLLVGVGMLWSAGNKLLHPETHQLVKGAALWVAILALVVKESLFRYMYATGKRIQSSLLIANAWHARSDAASSVVVAIGIAGNLVGFHAMDLIAALIVGIFIAHMGYKFSADALHDLMDRSLEPELEHDIKMCLLSTEGVTGLHDLKTRKMGDLALVDVHLEVNGELSVKEGHQIAVNARNNVMQKFNVLNVMTHIDPAR; encoded by the coding sequence ATGGAAAAGAAAAATAGCAATGAGTCTCATCTCCGTTCTCATGAAATACAAAAATGCACAATAGTGAGCGTGATAACAAATAGTTTACTCACCGGCTTTCAGATAGTTGCAGGAATATTCTCCGGATCACAGGGATTAATTTCTGATGGGATTCATTCTCTTTCCGATTTATCCTCTGACTTTGTCGTTCTGATTGCAAATAAAAAGAGTCAGAAAGCCTCTGATATCGATCATCATTACGGTCATCTGCGTTTCGAAAACGGTGCAAAGCTCATTATTGGCGCTATTCTGCTGCTTGTGGGAGTCGGAATGCTCTGGTCCGCAGGGAATAAACTGCTTCACCCCGAGACGCATCAGCTAGTGAAAGGGGCCGCTCTGTGGGTGGCGATACTGGCGCTGGTGGTGAAGGAAAGCCTTTTCAGATACATGTATGCCACGGGAAAACGTATTCAGTCCTCTCTGCTGATAGCCAATGCCTGGCATGCCCGCTCTGACGCAGCCTCGTCAGTGGTTGTCGCCATCGGTATTGCCGGGAATTTAGTGGGTTTTCACGCGATGGACCTGATTGCGGCCCTGATTGTTGGGATATTTATCGCCCATATGGGTTACAAATTCTCTGCCGATGCCCTGCACGACCTGATGGACCGTTCGCTTGAACCCGAGCTGGAGCACGATATCAAAATGTGTCTTCTCTCAACCGAGGGTGTTACCGGACTCCATGATTTAAAAACCCGTAAAATGGGCGATTTAGCCCTTGTCGATGTCCATCTGGAAGTTAACGGCGAATTAAGCGTAAAAGAAGGGCATCAGATTGCCGTCAATGCCAGAAACAACGTGATGCAAAAATTCAATGTGCTGAACGTGATGACGCATATTGATCCTGCTCGCTAA
- a CDS encoding cytochrome b/b6 domain-containing protein encodes MNPTLRNTLPHKETPFFRVLHILVAVLVLVQIINSNFTESEALHDSGLNGIVTWMHIISGFGLIFCGIAMMAWMLTQRGFKYYFAWLALDFRGIVDDIRTLTQRQLPDAHAGGMAATVQGLGVLALLGVALCGAAWFVLNATLGPVSSVTESALNLHKFLTVFVETYFWAHGFMGLVHMYLTLRAQRKYQCSE; translated from the coding sequence ATGAACCCAACGCTACGCAATACGCTTCCCCATAAAGAAACACCCTTTTTTCGCGTACTGCACATTCTTGTGGCCGTTCTGGTGCTGGTCCAGATCATCAATTCTAATTTCACCGAAAGTGAAGCCCTCCACGACTCCGGGCTGAACGGAATTGTCACCTGGATGCATATTATTTCCGGGTTTGGTTTAATTTTTTGTGGCATTGCCATGATGGCATGGATGTTAACCCAGCGCGGATTTAAATATTACTTCGCCTGGCTGGCGCTGGATTTTCGCGGAATCGTTGACGATATTCGCACCCTCACGCAGCGCCAGCTTCCTGACGCGCATGCCGGCGGTATGGCGGCAACGGTGCAAGGTTTGGGCGTGCTGGCGCTGCTGGGCGTTGCACTCTGCGGCGCGGCCTGGTTCGTGCTGAACGCCACGCTCGGACCCGTTTCGTCCGTCACAGAATCCGCCTTAAATTTGCATAAATTTCTGACGGTCTTTGTTGAGACATATTTCTGGGCACACGGTTTCATGGGCCTCGTTCATATGTACCTGACGCTACGCGCGCAGCGTAAGTATCAGTGTTCAGAATAA
- a CDS encoding sugar efflux transporter: MLWLMTMGRRLNGVYAAFMLVAFMMGVAGALQAPTLSLFLSREVGAQPFWVGLFYTVNAIAGILVSLALAKRSDSQGDRRRLILFCCTMAVGNALLFAFNRHYLTLITFGVLLASLANTAMPQLFALAREYADNSAREVVMFSSVMRAQLSLAWVIGPPLAFMLALNYGFTTMFSIAAGIFVISLALIAFALPSVARVEQATDKPVTEVSGWQDKNVRMLFIASTLMWTCNTMYIIDMPLWISSDLGLPDKLAGILMGTAAGLEIPAMILAGYYVKRFGKRRMMIVAVAAGVVFYAGLILFHSREALLALQLFNAVFIGIVAGIGMLWFQDLMPGRAGSATTLFTNSISTGVILAGVIQGALAQSYGHASVYWMIAALSVVTLLLTCRVKDV, translated from the coding sequence ATGCTGTGGTTGATGACGATGGGGCGACGCCTGAACGGCGTGTATGCCGCTTTTATGCTGGTGGCCTTTATGATGGGCGTGGCGGGGGCGTTGCAGGCGCCGACGCTGAGCCTGTTTCTCAGCCGCGAGGTGGGGGCACAGCCGTTTTGGGTCGGCCTGTTTTATACCGTTAACGCCATTGCCGGGATCCTGGTCAGCCTCGCGCTGGCGAAACGATCGGACAGCCAGGGCGATCGCCGCAGGCTGATCCTCTTTTGCTGCACCATGGCGGTGGGCAATGCGCTGCTCTTCGCCTTTAACCGTCATTATCTGACGCTCATTACCTTCGGCGTGCTGCTGGCGTCACTGGCGAACACCGCCATGCCGCAGCTGTTCGCGCTGGCCCGTGAATATGCGGATAACTCGGCGCGGGAAGTGGTGATGTTCAGCTCGGTGATGCGTGCCCAGCTCTCGCTGGCGTGGGTCATTGGCCCGCCGCTGGCCTTCATGCTGGCGTTGAACTACGGCTTTACCACCATGTTCTCCATCGCCGCCGGGATTTTTGTCATCAGCCTGGCATTGATTGCCTTCGCGCTGCCGTCCGTGGCGCGCGTTGAACAGGCAACGGATAAACCTGTCACCGAGGTGAGCGGCTGGCAGGATAAAAACGTTCGCATGCTGTTTATTGCCTCCACGCTGATGTGGACCTGCAACACGATGTACATTATCGATATGCCGCTGTGGATCAGCAGCGATCTGGGTTTACCGGACAAACTCGCGGGGATCTTAATGGGAACCGCTGCCGGGCTGGAGATTCCGGCGATGATTCTGGCGGGTTACTACGTTAAGCGCTTTGGAAAGCGTCGGATGATGATCGTTGCCGTGGCGGCCGGAGTGGTGTTCTACGCGGGGCTGATCCTTTTCCATTCGCGTGAAGCGTTGCTGGCGCTGCAGCTGTTTAACGCCGTGTTTATCGGGATTGTTGCCGGGATCGGCATGCTCTGGTTTCAGGATCTCATGCCCGGTCGTGCCGGCTCGGCGACCACGCTTTTTACCAACAGTATTTCAACCGGGGTGATTCTGGCAGGCGTGATTCAGGGGGCGCTGGCGCAAAGCTATGGGCATGCGTCTGTCTACTGGATGATTGCGGCGCTCTCTGTCGTGACGCTTCTGCTGACCTGCCGCGTAAAAGACGTGTGA
- the sgrT gene encoding glucose uptake inhibitor SgrT: MKRSTARQFYQQYFSATKGSSWLARQCAEQRLKTLEELMQWDVTTPTSSR, translated from the coding sequence ATGAAGAGGTCTACCGCACGTCAGTTTTATCAGCAGTACTTTTCAGCGACAAAAGGATCGTCCTGGCTGGCCCGCCAGTGTGCAGAGCAACGGCTGAAAACGTTAGAAGAATTGATGCAGTGGGACGTTACAACACCGACCTCTTCCCGCTAA
- the sgrR gene encoding HTH-type transcriptional regulator SgrR, with protein sequence MPSGRLQQQFIRLWQCCEGQSQETTLNELADLLSCSRRHMRTLLNTMQQQGWLSWEAEAGRGKRSRLTFLYTGLALQQQRAEDLLEQDRIDQLVQLVGDKAAVRQMLVSHLGRSFRQGRHILRVLYYRPMKNLLPGTALRRSETHMARQIFSGLTRINEENGELEADIAHHWQQLSPLHWRFFLRPGIHFHHGRELEMHDVIASLERVRRLPLYSHISRIHSPTAWTLDIELSQQDKWLPWLLGYVPSMILPGEWESMNNFASLPIGTGPYSVSRNNSNQLKIRAFDDYFGYRALIDEVNVWVLPDLNEDLSCGLTLEGPTTGEKAVESRLEEGCYYLLFDRRTHRGANQAVRKWISHVLSPANLIYHAEAQYQTYWFPAYGLLPRWHHARPSHCDKPAGLESITLTYYREHVEHRFIARIMTRLLAAEGVTLEVREVDYDEWHQGDITSDIWLNSANFTLPLDFSLFSHLYEVPLIQHCIERDWQQDAALWRAGEMNLAAWCQALLAEQAIVPLIHHWLMIQGQRSMRGLRMNTLGWFDFKSAWFAPPEP encoded by the coding sequence ATGCCTTCCGGTCGTCTGCAACAACAGTTTATCCGCCTCTGGCAGTGCTGCGAGGGGCAATCGCAGGAGACCACGCTCAACGAGCTGGCTGACCTGCTTAGCTGTTCCCGCCGTCATATGCGTACGCTGCTCAACACCATGCAGCAGCAGGGTTGGTTAAGTTGGGAAGCTGAGGCGGGACGCGGCAAACGTTCGCGGTTGACCTTTCTCTATACCGGGCTGGCGTTGCAGCAGCAGCGCGCGGAAGACCTGCTCGAGCAGGACCGCATCGATCAGCTGGTTCAGCTGGTGGGCGACAAAGCCGCCGTGCGCCAGATGCTGGTTTCCCATCTCGGACGCAGTTTTCGTCAGGGACGACACATCCTGCGGGTGCTCTACTATCGCCCAATGAAAAATCTGCTGCCCGGCACGGCCTTACGTCGCTCAGAAACCCATATGGCCCGGCAAATTTTCAGCGGTCTGACGCGGATAAATGAGGAAAACGGGGAACTGGAAGCGGATATCGCGCACCACTGGCAGCAACTTTCTCCGCTTCACTGGCGCTTCTTTTTACGCCCCGGCATTCACTTTCACCATGGTCGCGAGCTGGAGATGCACGACGTCATCGCCTCTCTGGAACGCGTCCGAAGGCTGCCGCTCTACTCGCATATTTCGCGTATCCACTCCCCCACGGCCTGGACGCTGGACATCGAGCTGTCGCAGCAGGATAAGTGGCTTCCCTGGCTGCTGGGCTACGTGCCGTCGATGATTTTGCCCGGCGAGTGGGAATCGATGAACAATTTTGCCAGCCTGCCGATTGGCACCGGGCCCTACTCCGTGTCCCGCAATAACAGCAACCAGCTGAAAATCCGCGCGTTCGATGACTACTTTGGCTATCGGGCGCTGATCGACGAAGTCAACGTGTGGGTATTGCCGGATCTCAATGAAGACCTGAGCTGCGGGCTGACGCTTGAAGGCCCCACCACGGGAGAAAAAGCCGTGGAGAGTCGCCTGGAGGAGGGATGCTACTATCTCCTCTTTGATCGCCGCACCCACCGCGGGGCAAACCAGGCCGTCCGCAAGTGGATCAGCCACGTGTTGTCCCCTGCCAATCTGATCTACCATGCGGAAGCGCAGTACCAGACATACTGGTTCCCGGCGTACGGCCTGCTTCCGCGCTGGCACCACGCCCGCCCGTCGCACTGCGACAAGCCCGCAGGGCTGGAGTCCATCACCCTGACCTACTACCGCGAGCACGTGGAGCATCGTTTTATCGCCAGAATCATGACCCGACTGCTGGCGGCCGAAGGAGTAACGCTGGAGGTCAGGGAAGTTGACTATGACGAATGGCACCAGGGGGATATCACCAGTGATATCTGGCTTAACAGCGCCAACTTCACCCTGCCGCTCGATTTCTCGCTCTTCTCGCACCTGTATGAAGTCCCGCTGATCCAGCACTGCATCGAACGGGACTGGCAGCAGGACGCCGCCCTGTGGCGCGCGGGCGAGATGAATTTAGCCGCGTGGTGCCAGGCGTTACTTGCCGAACAGGCGATCGTGCCGTTGATCCACCACTGGCTGATGATCCAGGGCCAGCGCAGCATGCGCGGCCTGCGGATGAATACCCTGGGCTGGTTTGATTTTAAATCCGCCTGGTTTGCGCCCCCGGAGCCATAA
- the thiB gene encoding thiamine ABC transporter substrate binding subunit: MLKKVLPLLALFALPAFAKPVLTVYTYDSFSADWGPGPVVKKAFEADCNCELKFVALEDGVSLLNRLRMEGKNSKADVVLGLDNNLLEAASQTKLFAKSGVASDAVNVPGGWKNDTFVPFDYGYFAFVYDKNKLKNPPKSLKELVESDQKWRVIYEDPRTSTPGLGLLLWMQKVYGDKAPEAWQKLAAKTVTVTKGWSEAYGLFLKGESDLVLSYTTSPAYHIIAEKKDNYAAANFAEGHYLQVEVAARTAASKQPELAEKFLKFMVSPAFQNAIPAGNWMYPVTNVALPAGFEQLTKPTTSLEFTPQQVAAQRAAWVSEWQRAVSR; the protein is encoded by the coding sequence GTGTTAAAAAAAGTTCTCCCCCTGCTGGCGCTTTTTGCGCTGCCTGCTTTTGCGAAGCCCGTCCTGACGGTCTACACCTATGACTCCTTCTCTGCCGACTGGGGCCCGGGCCCGGTGGTCAAAAAAGCCTTTGAAGCCGACTGCAACTGCGAGCTGAAGTTCGTGGCGCTGGAAGATGGCGTTTCGCTGCTCAACCGTCTGCGCATGGAAGGGAAAAACAGCAAGGCTGACGTGGTGCTCGGGCTGGATAACAACCTGCTGGAAGCCGCCTCGCAGACCAAACTGTTTGCCAAAAGCGGCGTCGCGTCGGATGCCGTTAACGTGCCTGGCGGCTGGAAGAACGACACCTTTGTGCCGTTCGATTACGGCTACTTTGCTTTTGTTTATGACAAAAATAAGCTGAAAAACCCGCCGAAGAGTCTGAAAGAGCTGGTGGAAAGTGACCAGAAATGGCGCGTGATTTATGAAGATCCGCGGACCAGCACCCCGGGCCTCGGTCTGCTGCTGTGGATGCAAAAGGTCTACGGGGATAAAGCACCGGAAGCGTGGCAGAAGCTGGCCGCCAAAACCGTCACCGTGACCAAGGGCTGGAGCGAAGCCTATGGTCTGTTCCTGAAAGGTGAAAGCGACCTGGTGCTGAGCTACACCACCTCTCCGGCCTACCACATCATCGCCGAGAAGAAAGACAACTACGCTGCGGCGAATTTCGCTGAAGGGCACTATCTGCAGGTGGAAGTGGCCGCGCGTACCGCCGCCAGCAAACAGCCGGAGCTGGCCGAGAAGTTCCTGAAGTTCATGGTTTCACCGGCGTTCCAGAATGCGATTCCCGCAGGCAACTGGATGTATCCGGTCACTAACGTTGCGCTGCCAGCAGGTTTTGAGCAGCTGACCAAACCAACAACCTCGCTGGAGTTTACGCCGCAGCAGGTCGCCGCGCAGCGTGCCGCATGGGTAAGTGAATGGCAACGCGCCGTCAGCCGTTGA
- the thiP gene encoding thiamine/thiamine pyrophosphate ABC transporter permease ThiP, producing the protein MATRRQPLIPGWLLPGLLAAIVMVVVSLGAFLALWFNAPESDLLALWHDSYLWHVIRFSFWQAFLSALLSVIPAIFLARALYRRRFPGRQALLRLCAMTLILPVLVAVFGILSVYGRQGWLASLFGQLGLEWSFSPYGLQGILLAHVFFNMPMATRLFLQALENIPGEQRQVAAQLGMRGVSFFRFVEWPWLRRQIPPVAALIFMLCFASFATVLSLGGGPQATTIELAIYQALSYDYDPGRAALLAIVQMTCCLALVLLSQRLSKAIPAGSHQITGWRDPQDSLHSRVSDFILIGLALLLLLPPLLAVIVDGLNLNLLSVLQQPVLWQATWTSLRIALAAGLLCVILTMMLLWSSRELYARQAQKAGQMLELTGMLILAMPGIVLATGFFLLFNSTIGLPESADGIVIFTNALMAIPYALKVLENPMRDVNSRYSLLCQSLGMQGWQRLKVVELRALKRPLAQALAFACVLSIGDFGVVALFGNDDFRTLPYWLYQQIGSYRSQDGAVTALLLLLLCFALFTVIEKLPGRDVKTD; encoded by the coding sequence ATGGCAACGCGCCGTCAGCCGTTGATTCCCGGCTGGCTACTTCCCGGGCTGCTCGCCGCCATAGTGATGGTGGTGGTCAGCCTGGGGGCTTTTCTTGCACTGTGGTTCAACGCGCCAGAGAGCGATCTGCTCGCCCTCTGGCACGACAGTTACCTCTGGCACGTAATCCGGTTCTCCTTCTGGCAGGCGTTTCTTTCTGCCCTGCTCTCGGTGATCCCGGCCATTTTTCTGGCGCGCGCCCTGTATCGGCGGCGTTTTCCCGGCAGGCAGGCCCTGCTGCGCCTGTGCGCCATGACGCTGATACTGCCCGTGCTGGTGGCGGTATTCGGCATTTTGAGCGTTTACGGTCGCCAGGGCTGGCTGGCATCGCTGTTCGGCCAGCTTGGTCTGGAATGGTCATTCTCGCCTTACGGACTGCAGGGCATCCTGCTGGCACACGTCTTTTTCAATATGCCGATGGCAACGCGCCTCTTCTTGCAGGCGCTGGAGAACATTCCCGGCGAGCAGCGCCAGGTTGCCGCCCAGCTCGGCATGCGCGGCGTGTCGTTCTTCCGCTTTGTCGAATGGCCGTGGCTGCGCCGCCAGATCCCGCCCGTGGCGGCATTAATCTTCATGCTCTGCTTTGCCAGCTTTGCCACCGTGCTGTCGCTCGGCGGCGGGCCGCAGGCCACCACCATTGAGCTGGCGATTTACCAGGCGCTGAGTTACGACTACGATCCCGGTCGCGCCGCGCTGCTGGCGATAGTCCAGATGACATGCTGCCTTGCCCTGGTCCTGTTGAGCCAGCGGCTGAGTAAAGCCATTCCTGCAGGCAGTCACCAAATAACCGGCTGGCGCGATCCGCAGGACAGCCTGCACAGCCGCGTCAGCGATTTTATCCTGATCGGGCTGGCACTCCTGCTTCTGTTGCCGCCGCTGCTGGCCGTTATCGTTGACGGACTGAACCTCAATCTCCTGTCTGTCCTGCAACAGCCCGTCCTCTGGCAAGCCACCTGGACCTCGCTGCGTATCGCGCTGGCTGCCGGATTACTGTGCGTCATCCTGACCATGATGCTGCTGTGGAGCAGCCGTGAGCTTTACGCCCGCCAGGCGCAAAAAGCCGGACAAATGCTGGAGCTGACGGGCATGCTGATTCTGGCGATGCCGGGGATCGTGCTGGCGACGGGCTTCTTTTTGCTGTTCAACAGCACCATCGGCCTGCCGGAAAGCGCCGACGGCATCGTGATCTTTACCAACGCCTTAATGGCCATCCCTTATGCGCTCAAGGTGCTGGAAAACCCGATGCGCGACGTCAACAGCCGCTACAGTTTGCTGTGCCAGTCGCTGGGCATGCAGGGCTGGCAGCGGCTGAAGGTGGTCGAACTGCGCGCGCTAAAACGTCCGCTGGCACAGGCGCTGGCGTTTGCCTGCGTGCTCTCTATTGGAGACTTTGGGGTCGTGGCGCTGTTCGGCAATGACGATTTCCGCACGCTGCCCTACTGGCTCTATCAGCAAATCGGCTCTTACCGCAGTCAGGACGGCGCGGTCACCGCGCTGTTACTGCTGCTGCTGTGCTTTGCCTTATTTACCGTTATCGAGAAACTTCCGGGGCGTGATGTTAAAACTGACTGA
- the thiQ gene encoding thiamine ABC transporter ATP-binding protein ThiQ — protein MLKLTDVTWLYQHLPMRFTLSVRQGEMIAVLGPSGAGKSTLLNLVAGFLQPASGSIVIDNRDHTHTPPAKRPVSMLFQENNLFTHLTVRQNIALGMHPGLRLNDDQRHKLEIIAAQMGITGFIDRLPGELSGGQRQRVALARCLVREQPILLLDEPFSALDPALRQEMLALVQEVCQRQQLTMLMVSHSIEDAARIAPRSVVVAEGRIAWDGKTEELLSGQAGASSLLGIRAV, from the coding sequence ATGTTAAAACTGACTGATGTAACCTGGCTTTATCAGCATCTGCCGATGCGCTTCACGCTCTCCGTGCGCCAGGGAGAGATGATCGCCGTGCTTGGCCCAAGCGGCGCAGGAAAAAGCACGCTGCTTAATCTGGTTGCGGGTTTTCTGCAGCCGGCAAGCGGATCGATCGTCATAGATAACCGGGATCATACCCACACGCCGCCCGCAAAACGTCCTGTCTCAATGCTGTTTCAGGAAAACAACCTGTTTACCCACCTGACGGTGCGGCAAAACATCGCGCTGGGAATGCACCCGGGACTCAGGCTGAACGATGACCAGCGCCATAAGCTGGAGATCATTGCCGCACAGATGGGGATCACCGGGTTTATCGACAGGCTGCCGGGCGAGCTCTCCGGCGGCCAGCGTCAGCGCGTGGCGCTGGCGCGTTGTCTGGTGCGCGAACAGCCGATACTGCTGCTGGATGAGCCGTTCTCGGCGCTCGATCCCGCGCTGCGTCAGGAGATGCTGGCCCTGGTGCAGGAGGTCTGTCAACGCCAGCAGCTGACGATGCTGATGGTTTCGCACAGTATTGAGGATGCCGCACGGATTGCGCCGCGATCGGTGGTCGTTGCTGAAGGGCGAATTGCGTGGGATGGGAAGACGGAAGAGCTGCTCAGTGGTCAAGCGGGGGCGTCTTCACTGTTAGGCATTCGCGCGGTCTGA
- a CDS encoding DedA family protein, with protein sequence MQALLEHFITQSVMYSLIAVALVAFLESLALVGLILPGTVMMAGLGALIGSGEVNFWQAWLAGIIGCLLGDWISFWLGWRFKKPLHRWSFMKKNKALLDKTEHALHQHSMFTILVGRFVGPTRPLVPMVAGMLDLPVAKFVVPNIIGCVFWPPFYFLPGILAGAAIDIPDGMQSGEFKWLLLGTAVLLWLAAWLCWRLWRSGKANIDRLTRYLPRTRLLWLAPLTLGVAAVALVALIRHPLMPVYGEILLKVVSR encoded by the coding sequence ATGCAGGCATTGCTGGAACATTTTATTACCCAGTCCGTTATGTACTCACTCATCGCCGTGGCGCTGGTGGCGTTTCTGGAGTCGCTGGCGCTGGTTGGGCTGATCCTGCCCGGCACCGTGATGATGGCGGGGCTTGGCGCGCTGATCGGCAGCGGCGAGGTCAATTTCTGGCAGGCGTGGCTGGCCGGGATTATCGGCTGCCTGCTGGGCGACTGGATCTCCTTCTGGCTGGGCTGGCGCTTTAAGAAGCCGCTGCACCGCTGGTCGTTTATGAAAAAGAACAAAGCCTTGCTGGATAAGACCGAGCATGCGCTGCACCAGCACAGCATGTTTACCATCCTCGTCGGCCGCTTCGTTGGGCCAACGCGTCCGCTGGTGCCGATGGTGGCGGGGATGCTGGATCTGCCCGTCGCGAAATTCGTGGTACCGAACATTATCGGCTGTGTCTTCTGGCCGCCGTTCTACTTCCTGCCGGGGATCCTCGCGGGTGCTGCCATTGATATTCCTGACGGTATGCAAAGCGGTGAGTTTAAGTGGTTGCTGCTGGGCACGGCTGTGCTACTGTGGCTGGCGGCATGGCTCTGCTGGCGGCTGTGGCGTAGCGGGAAAGCGAATATCGATCGCCTGACGCGCTACCTCCCGCGTACTCGCCTGCTCTGGCTTGCCCCGCTGACGCTGGGCGTGGCGGCGGTGGCGCTGGTGGCGCTGATTCGTCACCCGCTGATGCCGGTGTACGGTGAGATTTTATTGAAAGTGGTCAGTCGTTAA